The DNA sequence ACACCTTTATCTTGTTACCCAATTTGGAGGTAGACGGTCTTGTTTCGGCTATCCTGGCGCTGGTACATCAGCCTGAGCGCTACAAGCAGCTTCAGGAGCATAATTTGCAAGCCTCCAAACACCTGACGTGGGAAGAAGAGGAACAGCAGCTACTGAAAATTTATCGAAAAATTAGCTGATAGCATATTATGCTACCCCTTGCAGTAGACCTCCCCGAAAACATGCACTCCTCCCCCCCGCATGATCTCCTATCCTCCGCTTGGGCGGAGGTGGCCCGAAGGGTCGGAGGTGGGTAACTGTGCTTGGTCGGAGGTGACCCAAGTCTCTGACTTGCTTCTAGTTGCCTCTTTAAATGCAAGTGCCCAAGACCGATATGGATCTTGGCATCAGGCCCCAACTAGCGTTTTTATTTCCCCTTTCCTTGAAGAAGCACAAGCAGCGTGTAGAACATGATCTTAAAATCGAGTGCCAAAGACATGTTCTCGATGTAAAGGATATCAAACTTCAGCCGTTGTACCATCTGGTCGACATTGCTGGCGTAGCCGTATTTCACTTGTCCCCATGAGGTAATGCCTGGCCTTACTTTGAGCAAATGCTTGTAGTGTGGCGCTTTGGCGACGATGAGATCGATATAGTACTGGCGTTCTGGTCGCGGTCCTACCAGGGACATATCTCCTTTGAGAACATTCCAAAATTGCGGCAATTCATCCAGTCGCCATTTACGCATGACGGCTCCCCAGGGGGTGCAGCGGTTGTCTCCATCAAAACTCAACTGCGGCCCTTGGTACTCGGCATCCGTTAGCATGGAGCGGAATTTGTAAATCATAAAGGGCTGCTTGTTTAGACCAATGCGCTCTTGTTGATAGATGATGGGGCCGCTGGAAGACAGCCTGACCCGCAGGGCTACGTAAGCGTAGACAGGTGCCAGGAGCACCAGCATAATGGCGGAGGCACTGATGTCAATGCCGCGCTTGATGAGCCTTTGCCAACGGGGCATCAGCTCGCGGCTGATTTCGATGAGTACGGCGCCGTAGACATGGTTCATTTTGACGGTACCCAACAAAATATCGTACATATCGGGGATGATCTTGACCAGGATGTTGCGATCCAGGTCAAAAAGGATATTCATGATCTCCCGCAGTCGATTGTGCTCCGAGGTTTCAATAGCAATGATAACTTCTTCGATATTGTACTGGGCAATCACATCGGCAAGGTCTTCGATTTTACCCAAGGACTCAAGGTTGTCCGCTAATTCGTTGGTGCTGTTGCCGTTGGCATCGATGAAGCCTACGAAGTGGTAGCCAAGGCTTTTTTCCTGATTGGTGATTTCCTGGTAAAGGTCGACCGCATTCTGATTCCCGCCAATGATGAGAGTGTTGAATTTTACCATCCCACCCTTAAGCCTCCAACTGGCCCGGGTAAGTAAGACCATTCTGATCACCGCAGTAAATGTAAAATGCAGGAAGAACAAAGTGAGGAAAGAGGAATAGTAGGTCTTGTAATTGGTGACAAAATCGTCAAGAATCAAGGTGAAGAAAAGGAAAAGAACACCAAAAAAACTGAGGAAAAGCGTCCGGGCCAAGGTAGCAAGCCGAGAAAGTCGATAGACATCCTGATACTGATCGAAGATGGCATAAAAGGAAATCCAGCCCAGCGGAATGAGCAGGCAGCCCAGGATGAAATTTTGATCATTGAGAATTTCCCAACCCAAATGGACGCCTTCCAGTTGTTTTCGATACAAAAAAAAGCAAGCCCAAGCTAGCAGCGCGGTCAGGTAGTCTGCTATGCGGTAGATAAAAGTGTCTATGGTCCGCTGTCTATTCATATCATGCACGGTGAAGCCGTTTCCATTAGGCTCGCGTTTGAAGGCTAAAAATGCACCAATTTTATATTATCTAATAGAACCGTCGCAGAGTCAGGGCTTTCCTCCGTCAGAAAAGCCTGAAAACCAATTTGGTACTCATCAAGTTGAATATCAAATAAAAGCTGACTGAGATTGAAGTAAATCTTGTTCCACTCGTTTTTTGCAGAAAACCCAGGATCGTAGTAGCCTATCGGACCCGCAACAGGATCGGGCTCACCAACAAAACCCCAGACCACGGGTGCATCAGACTTGTAATTGACTTCCAGGTAGACGAAAACACCACCTTCCTGTAAGCCACTGAACAAGGCCGACGTTGCTATTTCCAAGACGGGTTGGTTTTCTCGTGTCAGGGAAAACCGACCGGAATAGTTGCCCTCAAAGACGTCGTCTTGGGTTCTTTCGATTTGAGTGCTCCCATTAATAATTTGGGTGAAAACCCGAGGGCGTGTGTCTTCAAAATCTTCAATAAAAGCGAATTTAGCTTCGCTGATATAAGTGGTCGTTGGATGGATGACCGCGTTCTCGTTGGGTTTGAGATCCAGGTTGACGGAATAGGGCGAATAGAAGGGATAGATATCAGGGAAAGAAGCGATGCCATTGTCCCTGATGCCTGCTTCTAGGCGAATTTCGGTTGGTCCAGCCTTCAAAACCGGGACGAGGGCTGGAAGATCGTACATGCCCAAGAAGACACCATCTACGAAGACCCAGACCTCCGTAATACGTTCGCTGGCAGAGCCCTGGCTACCTGCTACGCTCGTTAGCGAAAACTCGTTGATCTCAAGATAGGCAGGAATTGCTTCTTCCGGGTTAATCACGTCACAAGTAGACAAGCTAAACAGGATGGAGAGTATTCCAAATAGTTTACTAAAGTTATTCATAAGCATTAATTAGTTGAGCGCACTTTTTTGTAGACTTTCTTCGATGGCTTCCGTAATTTGGTAAGCAAGGGCCAGCGCTCGGTAACCATCTTCGCCGCTGACTTTGGGACGCGTATCATTGACGATACTTTCGGCAAAAGTTTCCAGTTCCAATTTAATAGAATTGACGGGCTCAATATCCGGCATATCCATGTGGATGGTCTTTTGGCCGCTGTTGGTTTGGAGTTCAAATTGTTGCCCGCTTTCAGGTACCTTTTCCTGATTGTCGTAAAGGCGAATCAGTTGGGCTTGTTTGTCAAGTAAGTCCAGACTGATGTAGGCGTCTTTCTGGAAAAATCTCACTTTACGCATCTGTTTGAGTGAGATCCGACTGGCGGTAAGGTTGGCAATGCAACCGTTTTCAAAGGCTATGCGAGCATTGGCGATGTCTACTGTTTCACTCACCACGGCTACGCCACTGGCGTGTACTTCGGCCACTGGGCTGTCTACCAGGCTCAGGATAATGTCCAGATCGTGGATCATCAAGTCCAGAACAACAGAAACATCCGTCCCACGAGGGTTGAAAACAGCCAGGCGGTGGGCTTCAATAAACATGGGTGCTACCGGGGTATCTCCTAAGGCCAACAGTGCTGGATTGAATCGCTCTACGTGACCGACCTGCACTTTTACCTTGTTTTTCTTAGCCAACTCTACCAAAGCTTTGGCCTCATCGAGTTTATGGGTAATGGGCTTTTCAATAAACAGATGTTTACCTGCTTCAATGACCTGCTTGGCCAAAGCGTAGTGGGTGGTAGTAGGAGTGACGATATCAACAACATCAACGGCCGCAATCAAGGAAGCAACATCAGGGAATGCCTTGGTGGCAAAAGTTGCTGCTACTTGTTTTGCTACTTCAGGGTCAGGGTCGTAAAACCCCACAAGCTGGTAGCTCGTTGTAGCTAACCCTATGCACTTTAGATGAATTTTCCCTAAATGACCGGTACCCAAAACACCAATTTTTAACATGAGTTTGACTTGAAGTAATCGAGACGAGCTCGTTCCTTAGTTTAACGTTAATTCTTGCTGACAGCTGCCTGGAGTGTCGACAAATGTAATCAACATGACGATATATACACCGATCAAGCATTCGCACACATTATACTATGCAGACAAGGAGATGCAAAAGTAGGGAAAATTAGTTGCTATCCACGGCCGTAGTACATGAGAATAGCACCAAACATAGTGATCAGTACCAAGAGAACAGTGGCCATTTTGATGGAGTACCTTAAATGATTGGCGAAAGTCTGGATTTCGTCGGTCAGGAGAGGGTATTTTGGAAGGATTTCGTCTTTCATCTTCTGATTGCTGAAAACATGACTGGCCCCAAACTCTACTCGATTTTGTACCAATACTTTATAAGATTTCATCACCTTGACCCTGAAGTAAATGTTGATGAAAAGCATGGCTACAAAAAGTCCGATAACCACGGAGATTAATACAATGTACATTGTTTTTCGACAAAGGTAATTGAATAAAAAAAAAGAGGAGCTGTTGTAGCTCCTCCTAAAAACACCTAAAACCCATATTCATATCATGAAAACCTTCTAGCTCGTGAGATGGGTAAAAGGGAGGAGCAAAAAAATGCTCCTCCTAAAAACACCTAAAACCCATATTCAATTCTTAAATATCTTGGAAGCGTTCATGAGAGGGTGGTGAAAAGGGAGGAGATATACTCCTCCTGAAAACACCTAAAACCCATATTCATATCATGAAAACCTTCTAGTCATTGTGCATAGTGTGCATCCTTTGATGCGCTATTGTGAAACGAAAATGTTTCGCTGTTGTTCGATATGTAGACGCCTTATGTACAAAAGGTCACTACAAAGACTAAAGGTCCGCTAAATTTTAACATTTTTTAACAAAGAGCGGTCAAAAAGCTGTTAATCAGTTTCTTCTGCGGGTGAATTTTTATTTGGTAATCGAAGTTTCACGCCAATTTAAAATACACGTAATACGCTCTTTAAAAATTTTTACTTTTTTCCTAAAAAAATAAAATTTGATGGAAATTTTTGATGACTTACCTGCGATTTGGGATTTTTTCTGGCAGCAATTGCAAAAAGCACCTCACCAAAAAAAGCATCCTTGGCGCACTCCGGTGCTAGCAAGTCTAGACGGAGATCAGGTAAATCAACGCACAGTAGTTTTGCGTAGGGTAGGTCAGAAAGAACGGTACCTACGGTTTTATACAGACTTTCGGTCAGCAAAAATAAGGCAAAAAGGTGAAAAACTACATTTTAGCTGGCTTTTTTACAATTCGTCTAAACAAATCCAATTGCGCATAAAAACAGAGGGAGCAGTAGTCATTACAGAGGAATTAGAAAAAATATGGCAGGGTTTACCGGTTTATGCTCGCTCGACTTATGCGGCTACCTTGCCGCCTGGCACAGCAATAACTTATCCGAGTGATGGTTTACCTGATGGATTTTTCAATCAGTCTACTCCCGAAACAGATATATTTCGCGAGAATTTTGCGGCAGTAGATAACTTTATCACCGAAATCGAATTCCTCCAACTCCATCGAGAGGGGCACCGGCGCGGTCGATGGAGTTGGGAAGAAAACGAATGGAAAGGAACTTGGTTAATTCCTTGATTTACTGTTGAGAAGCCTTTAACTTGATCGGAACCATGACCTCACGATCATCCCTTTTGACGCGAACATTGACTTGATCACCGGCTTTGTATTTTTCCAGTGCCAAGTAAAGATCGCTGTTGGTGGTAATGGGGTCGTCGTTTACGGCAATAATGATATCGCCGAGGATAATGTTACCATTGTTATCTGCCTTGGTACCCAAAAGGCCCGCAGTTTCT is a window from the Lewinella sp. LCG006 genome containing:
- a CDS encoding Gfo/Idh/MocA family protein; translation: MLKIGVLGTGHLGKIHLKCIGLATTSYQLVGFYDPDPEVAKQVAATFATKAFPDVASLIAAVDVVDIVTPTTTHYALAKQVIEAGKHLFIEKPITHKLDEAKALVELAKKNKVKVQVGHVERFNPALLALGDTPVAPMFIEAHRLAVFNPRGTDVSVVLDLMIHDLDIILSLVDSPVAEVHASGVAVVSETVDIANARIAFENGCIANLTASRISLKQMRKVRFFQKDAYISLDLLDKQAQLIRLYDNQEKVPESGQQFELQTNSGQKTIHMDMPDIEPVNSIKLELETFAESIVNDTRPKVSGEDGYRALALAYQITEAIEESLQKSALN
- a CDS encoding sugar transferase, whose product is MNRQRTIDTFIYRIADYLTALLAWACFFLYRKQLEGVHLGWEILNDQNFILGCLLIPLGWISFYAIFDQYQDVYRLSRLATLARTLFLSFFGVLFLFFTLILDDFVTNYKTYYSSFLTLFFLHFTFTAVIRMVLLTRASWRLKGGMVKFNTLIIGGNQNAVDLYQEITNQEKSLGYHFVGFIDANGNSTNELADNLESLGKIEDLADVIAQYNIEEVIIAIETSEHNRLREIMNILFDLDRNILVKIIPDMYDILLGTVKMNHVYGAVLIEISRELMPRWQRLIKRGIDISASAIMLVLLAPVYAYVALRVRLSSSGPIIYQQERIGLNKQPFMIYKFRSMLTDAEYQGPQLSFDGDNRCTPWGAVMRKWRLDELPQFWNVLKGDMSLVGPRPERQYYIDLIVAKAPHYKHLLKVRPGITSWGQVKYGYASNVDQMVQRLKFDILYIENMSLALDFKIMFYTLLVLLQGKGK